In Rhodococcus rhodochrous, a single genomic region encodes these proteins:
- a CDS encoding CocE/NonD family hydrolase, with protein MVSRRRPPKPDPTPLRHHHVVVHGLPDDVLVERDVPIRTGDGTVLKADVYRPAGSGEHDRCPVLVAVTPYGKDAGVDRYPVDFDDLAESGNHVGDLEISDCTSFEAPDPAYWVPHGYVLVVADMRGHHASSGRPRLLLGRAALDCAAVVEWAGGQKWSNGRVGLAGADYLATLQWYTAALDPPYLAAIAPWEGVSDPCRDILTQGGIPETRYSAFWYSAMNTGARCGAASLRRFTPWLLRRFPDLFRHVAPPPRLEDVTVPALVGVSWSDQGPRARGSVEGYRRIASEHKWLYTHGRKMWQTFYGNEALDYQRRFFDRFLKGEDNGFEDTPRIRLETRHDLRTYSERLESEWPVPDTRYVALHLDHANADLSTTPCESRQFRRTFPVAGDELVFTHTFDEDTEITGHAALRLWVQAKDANDMDLFVGLAKRDEHGRDVWFEGHGGYEKGFVAHGWMRVSRRALDPEASTAYRPVHDQKKYWPLLPDQIVPVDIEIMPHSTFFEAGSSLVLVIAGHDLDENPRVGHDRTINKGFHIVHAGGQFDSHLLLPVVPQPQPEPDETATDADAVPAKGVDRHDYPIAWGALTRLQRVRL; from the coding sequence ATGGTTTCTCGAAGACGACCGCCGAAGCCGGACCCGACACCGCTACGGCACCACCACGTCGTCGTCCACGGGCTGCCGGACGACGTCCTCGTCGAGCGCGACGTGCCCATCCGCACGGGCGACGGCACCGTACTGAAGGCCGACGTCTACCGCCCCGCAGGCTCCGGTGAGCACGACCGCTGCCCCGTGCTGGTCGCCGTCACCCCCTACGGCAAGGACGCCGGCGTCGACCGGTATCCCGTCGACTTCGACGATCTCGCCGAATCCGGCAACCACGTGGGCGATCTCGAGATCAGCGACTGCACCTCCTTCGAAGCGCCCGACCCCGCCTACTGGGTTCCTCACGGTTACGTGCTCGTCGTCGCGGACATGCGCGGCCATCACGCGAGCAGCGGCCGTCCCCGACTGCTGCTCGGCCGGGCCGCGCTCGACTGCGCGGCCGTCGTGGAATGGGCCGGCGGTCAGAAGTGGAGCAACGGCCGCGTCGGCCTCGCCGGCGCCGACTACCTCGCCACGCTGCAGTGGTACACGGCCGCGCTCGACCCGCCCTATCTCGCGGCCATCGCACCCTGGGAGGGCGTGAGCGATCCCTGCCGCGACATCCTCACCCAGGGCGGCATCCCCGAGACCCGCTACAGCGCGTTCTGGTACAGCGCGATGAACACCGGAGCCCGCTGCGGCGCCGCGTCCCTCCGGCGATTCACCCCGTGGTTGCTGCGCCGGTTCCCCGACCTCTTCCGCCACGTCGCCCCACCGCCCCGGCTCGAGGACGTCACCGTGCCCGCCCTCGTCGGGGTCTCGTGGTCCGATCAGGGCCCGCGCGCCCGCGGATCGGTCGAGGGCTACCGCCGCATCGCGTCGGAGCACAAGTGGCTCTACACCCACGGCCGGAAGATGTGGCAGACCTTCTACGGCAACGAGGCACTCGACTACCAACGACGTTTCTTCGACCGCTTCCTCAAGGGCGAGGACAACGGCTTCGAGGACACCCCGCGCATTCGCCTCGAGACCCGCCACGACCTGCGCACCTATTCCGAACGCCTCGAATCCGAGTGGCCCGTCCCCGACACCCGCTACGTCGCACTCCACCTCGACCACGCGAACGCAGACCTGAGCACCACCCCGTGCGAGAGCCGCCAGTTCCGCCGCACCTTCCCCGTCGCGGGCGACGAACTCGTCTTCACTCACACCTTCGACGAGGACACCGAGATCACCGGCCACGCCGCGCTGCGTCTGTGGGTGCAGGCGAAGGACGCCAACGACATGGACCTGTTCGTCGGGCTGGCCAAGCGCGACGAACACGGCCGCGACGTGTGGTTCGAAGGCCACGGCGGCTACGAGAAGGGATTCGTCGCCCACGGGTGGATGCGGGTCTCGCGCCGGGCACTGGACCCGGAGGCCTCCACCGCCTACCGGCCCGTCCACGACCAGAAGAAGTACTGGCCGTTGCTGCCCGATCAGATCGTGCCGGTCGACATCGAGATCATGCCGCACAGCACCTTCTTCGAGGCCGGATCGAGCCTGGTGCTCGTCATCGCCGGTCACGACCTCGACGAGAACCCGCGCGTCGGGCACGATCGCACCATCAACAAGGGCTTCCACATCGTGCACGCCGGCGGACAGTTCGACTCGCATCTACTGTTGCCGGTCGTGCCGCAGCCGCAGCCGGAACCCGACGAGACCGCCACCGACGCGGACGCCGTACCCGCGAAGGGCGTCGATCGTCACGACTACCCGATCGCGTGGGGCGCCCTCACCCGACTTCAGCGCGTCCGGCTCTGA
- a CDS encoding pyridoxal phosphate-dependent aminotransferase, with protein MRPESQRSGIETFHVMDVWKAAAERQRSHGDVLSLAAGQPSTPAPAPVLRAANLAIDAELLGYTETFGILPLREEIAAYHRHKYGIDVDADDVVVTTGSSGAFTLVFLAAFDVGDTVVVARPGYPAYRNTLAALGCRVVELDCGPQTRYQPTVAMLEELDTPPAGIVVASPANPTGTMIEPSELAALARWCDEHGSLLISDEIYHGIEFGTPGSPATSTAWATSRDSVVIGSVSKYFSMTGWRLGWMLAPETMRPALQRLASNMTVCPPSISQFAAIEAFGTEARTELDGHVSRYAVNRELLLEGLPDLGITKLAPADGAFYVYADIGHLLDGENSTAWCARLLHDTGLALAPGVDFDTVRGDGTVRLSFAGSTADVTAALDRLAGWLPVS; from the coding sequence GTGCGCCCCGAATCCCAACGCTCCGGTATCGAGACGTTCCATGTCATGGATGTGTGGAAGGCGGCTGCCGAGCGGCAGCGCAGCCACGGCGACGTCCTGAGTCTCGCCGCCGGACAACCCTCGACCCCCGCACCCGCTCCCGTGCTCCGCGCCGCCAACCTCGCGATCGACGCCGAACTGCTCGGTTACACGGAGACCTTCGGCATCCTGCCGTTGCGCGAGGAGATCGCGGCGTACCACCGCCACAAGTACGGCATCGACGTCGACGCGGACGACGTCGTCGTCACCACCGGCTCGTCGGGTGCCTTCACCCTGGTGTTCCTCGCGGCCTTCGATGTCGGCGACACCGTCGTCGTCGCCCGCCCCGGTTACCCGGCCTACCGCAACACCCTCGCCGCCCTCGGCTGCCGCGTCGTCGAACTCGACTGCGGCCCGCAGACCCGCTACCAGCCGACCGTCGCGATGCTCGAGGAACTCGACACTCCGCCCGCGGGAATCGTCGTCGCCAGTCCGGCCAACCCGACCGGCACGATGATCGAACCGTCCGAGCTCGCGGCGCTCGCACGCTGGTGCGACGAGCACGGCAGCCTGCTCATCTCCGACGAGATCTACCACGGCATCGAGTTCGGTACCCCCGGATCACCGGCGACCTCCACGGCGTGGGCGACCTCCCGCGACTCGGTGGTGATCGGCTCGGTCTCGAAGTACTTCTCGATGACCGGCTGGCGGCTCGGCTGGATGCTCGCGCCCGAGACGATGCGTCCGGCCCTGCAGCGACTCGCGTCGAACATGACGGTGTGCCCGCCGTCGATCTCCCAGTTCGCGGCGATCGAGGCGTTCGGGACCGAGGCCCGCACCGAACTCGACGGACACGTCTCCCGTTATGCCGTGAACCGGGAACTGCTCCTCGAAGGCCTGCCGGATCTCGGAATCACGAAACTCGCCCCGGCCGACGGCGCCTTCTACGTCTACGCCGACATCGGTCATCTGCTCGACGGCGAGAACTCGACGGCGTGGTGCGCGCGGCTGCTCCACGACACCGGTCTCGCGCTCGCACCGGGCGTCGACTTCGACACCGTGCGCGGCGACGGGACCGTGCGACTGTCGTTCGCAGGATCGACCGCCGACGTCACCGCGGCGCTCGACCGGCTCGCGGGCTGGCTCCCCGTCTCCTGA
- a CDS encoding GMC oxidoreductase: protein MRRRRFLQASLLGAALAGTGAAGSGLTGIGVPRADALPVGVDEYLRLVPELFVPPPAPPEHSEVVVVGSGFGASVAALRLAEAGNRVTMLERGMRWPRDPHREIFTTDLLADGRGYHHRTRFTGPTGIPVVCDDFAGVLDVVDYPNMSVWRGAAVGGGSIVFTGVMIAPERHFFEHVFGGRLSYDEMASTWYPKVRSMLRLDPMPDDIYNAAEFTHSRRWDDDARAAGYSPHRIDGIWDWDVVRAELAGSVRRSAVAGESNLGNSNGAKFDLTQNYIPAAEATGRTLVCHGHRVLAVGQDGDGRYWLDVQAVDPTGAVLRTTTITCDRLVLGAGSIGTTELLVKARHTGSLPNLDERVGRGWGTNGDAVLVRSFALTEGFGGDQGAPSASRIVDESGLPLSLENWFVAGTAKDVGMLASLGMTLDPTRADFTYDPGADRAVPNWPAGGERESVEALRAVHNAMAQAGGTIPGASPMAEDVNATFTAHPLGGAVLGDATDGYGRVHGHPGLYVVDGALIPGSTGTANPSLTIAALAERNIARIVADGR, encoded by the coding sequence AGGCCTCGCTTCTCGGGGCTGCCCTGGCGGGCACCGGCGCCGCAGGTTCCGGCCTGACCGGCATCGGTGTCCCCCGTGCGGACGCCCTGCCGGTCGGGGTCGACGAGTACCTCCGTCTCGTGCCCGAGCTGTTCGTGCCGCCGCCCGCACCGCCGGAGCATTCCGAGGTCGTCGTGGTGGGCTCCGGTTTCGGGGCGAGCGTCGCCGCGCTGCGCCTGGCCGAGGCGGGGAACCGGGTCACGATGCTCGAGCGCGGCATGCGCTGGCCCCGCGACCCGCACCGCGAGATCTTCACGACCGACCTGCTCGCCGACGGTCGCGGTTACCACCACCGCACCCGGTTCACCGGCCCGACGGGCATCCCGGTGGTGTGCGACGACTTCGCCGGCGTCCTCGACGTCGTCGACTACCCGAACATGTCGGTGTGGCGCGGCGCCGCGGTGGGCGGCGGATCGATCGTGTTCACCGGCGTGATGATCGCTCCCGAACGGCACTTCTTCGAGCACGTCTTCGGCGGCCGTCTCTCCTACGACGAGATGGCGTCCACCTGGTACCCGAAGGTGCGCTCGATGCTGCGCCTCGATCCGATGCCCGACGACATCTACAACGCCGCCGAGTTCACGCACTCGCGGCGGTGGGACGACGACGCCCGCGCCGCCGGTTACAGCCCGCACCGCATCGACGGCATCTGGGACTGGGACGTCGTGCGCGCCGAACTCGCCGGCTCGGTCCGCCGGTCGGCCGTCGCGGGTGAGAGCAATCTCGGCAACTCGAACGGCGCGAAGTTCGATCTCACACAGAACTACATCCCGGCGGCCGAGGCGACCGGGCGCACCCTGGTGTGCCACGGTCACCGGGTGCTCGCTGTCGGTCAGGACGGCGACGGCCGGTACTGGCTCGACGTGCAGGCCGTCGACCCGACGGGTGCGGTGCTGCGCACCACCACGATCACGTGCGACCGCCTCGTCCTCGGCGCCGGATCGATCGGCACCACCGAACTGCTCGTCAAGGCGCGGCACACGGGTTCGCTGCCGAACCTCGACGAGCGCGTGGGCCGGGGCTGGGGCACCAACGGCGACGCGGTGCTCGTCCGTTCGTTCGCGCTCACCGAGGGTTTCGGCGGCGACCAGGGCGCGCCGTCGGCGTCGCGCATCGTCGACGAGTCCGGTCTGCCGCTGAGCCTCGAGAACTGGTTTGTCGCGGGCACCGCGAAGGACGTCGGGATGCTCGCCTCCCTCGGCATGACCCTCGACCCCACCCGCGCCGACTTCACGTACGACCCGGGTGCCGATCGCGCGGTTCCGAACTGGCCGGCCGGTGGCGAACGCGAGAGCGTCGAGGCCCTTCGGGCCGTGCACAACGCCATGGCGCAGGCCGGTGGCACGATCCCGGGCGCATCGCCGATGGCCGAGGACGTCAACGCGACCTTCACGGCGCATCCGCTCGGTGGTGCGGTGCTCGGCGACGCGACCGACGGGTACGGCCGCGTGCACGGTCATCCCGGCCTCTACGTCGTCGACGGCGCGTTGATCCCGGGCAGCACCGGCACCGCCAATCCGTCGCTGACCATCGCGGCGCTGGCCGAACGGAACATCGCGCGGATCGTCGCCGACGGGCGGTGA